Proteins from a genomic interval of Corythoichthys intestinalis isolate RoL2023-P3 chromosome 3, ASM3026506v1, whole genome shotgun sequence:
- the LOC130913976 gene encoding putative claudin-24 translates to MVLLTTKTMQMTAVFITFGGLVTSLITTFLPLWKTMNSDLNEMENWYSGLWHMCLYTEEVGVQCKSYDSVLGLPLDLQISRVLMLLSVFSGGLALLVAIPGLDGVHVCLDRFGKRRKFLILAGVLSWVSGITTLAPVSVVAYTTVVEFWDKGFPDVMPRWEYGEAMFSGWFGGLALLLGGTLFFIAVCMADYDLKMATSVTNSSLRTRQYRKTEVL, encoded by the coding sequence ATGGTTCTTCTAACCACTAAAACCATGCAAATGACGGCTGTTTTCATAACCTTCGGAGGACTAGTGACTTCCCTGATCACCACTTTCCTCCCTCTTTGGAAGACCATGAACTCAGACTTGAACGAAATGGAAAACTGGTACTCGGGACTGTGGCACATGTGCCTTTATACGGAGGAGGTCGGCGTGCAATGCAAGTCCTACGACTCGGTGCTGGGACTTCCTTTGGACCTGCAGATTTCCAGGGTGCTCATGTTGTTGTCCGTATTCAGCGGTGGTTTAGCTCTGCTGGTTGCCATACCAGGACTGGACGGGGTGCACGTGTGTTTGGACCGCTTCGGAAAGAGGAGAAAGTTCCTGATCCTAGCCGGGGTGTTGTCCTGGGTTTCAGGGATCACAACGCTGGCTCCGGTGTCGGTTGTGGCGTACACCACTGTCGTGGAGTTCTGGGATAAAGGCTTTCCTGACGTAATGCCGCGCTGGGAGTACGGAGAGGCCATGTTTTCCGGATGGTTTGGAGGTTTGGCTCTGCTCCTTGGGGGGACTCTGTTCTTTATTGCTGTGTGCATGGCGGACTATGACCTGAAGATGGCGACAAGTGTGACCAACAGCTCACTAAGGACACGGCAGTACCGCAAAACTGAGGTTCTGTAA